The segment CGGACATGGGCGCCATCGGCTGGATGGTGGACGGAGCCGCGATCGCAAACCAGGTACCGCTGTGCCGTGCCTCCTTTGGCCCCTACGGCCGTGCCATGGTTCGCGTGTGCAAGGAAGAGTCCTTCCACCAGCGCCAGGGTTTCGAGATCCTGCTGGAACTGTCCAACGGCACGCCTGAGCAGAAGCAGATGGCACAGGAAGCCGTGAACCGTTGGTACGCCCCGGCGCTGATGATGTTCGGGCCGCCGGATGATGATTCGCCCAACTCCAAGCAGTCGATGGCCTGGAACATCAAGCGGTTCAGCAACGACGAGCTCCGCAACCGCTTCGTCGGAATGATGATGGAGCAGGTCAAGGTCCTGGGGCTGACGCTGCCGGACAAGGACATTCGCTTCAACGAGGAAACGAAGAAGTGGGAGCACGGCCCGCTGGACTGGGACGAGTTCCACGAAGTGCTTGCCGGCCGTGGCCCGTGCAACGCCCAGCGCCTGGAACGGCGCCGCGAAGCACATCAGAACGGCGCCTGGGTGCGCGAAGCCGCCGCCGCCTACGCGGAAAAGCAGGCAACGAAGCAAGCAGAAAAGGTATCCGCATGACCACCCCCGAACCCCACGCAGGCAACGTCTGGCCCATCTGGGAAGTTTTCGTCCGTTCCAGCCGCGGATTGTCGCACGTCCACGCAGGCTCGTTGCACGCTCCTGACGCTGCGATGGCGTTGCGTAATGCCCGCGACCTCTACACCCGCCGCAACGAGGGCGTGTCCATCTGGGTTGTCCCGGCGGACGCGATCGCCTCGAGCGATCCGGACTCGAAGGGCTCGTTCTTTGAGTCCCCCCAGGGCAAGGATTACCGCCACGCGACGTACTACACCAAGAGTGAGGGTGTGAAGCACCTGTGAGCAGCCCCGAAACAGCCGCCCCCATCGACGCCGCCCCCACGGACGCGGCCCCCACTGAAACCCCGGCAAACGACGTGAACGACGGCGGCCACGGGGACATCTCCGTCGGCGTGTCCGGTGCTGGTGCCAGCGGC is part of the Arthrobacter methylotrophus genome and harbors:
- the paaA gene encoding 1,2-phenylacetyl-CoA epoxidase subunit PaaA — protein: MASQNLQSVPAELSPEEQERETAGKAYFDRVISEDSRIEPRDWMPEAYRKTLLRQISQHAHSEIIGMQPEANWITRAPSLKRKAILMAKVQDEAGHGLYLYSAAETLGQPRDQMMQDLMDGKAKYSSIFNYPARTWADMGAIGWMVDGAAIANQVPLCRASFGPYGRAMVRVCKEESFHQRQGFEILLELSNGTPEQKQMAQEAVNRWYAPALMMFGPPDDDSPNSKQSMAWNIKRFSNDELRNRFVGMMMEQVKVLGLTLPDKDIRFNEETKKWEHGPLDWDEFHEVLAGRGPCNAQRLERRREAHQNGAWVREAAAAYAEKQATKQAEKVSA
- the paaB gene encoding 1,2-phenylacetyl-CoA epoxidase subunit PaaB yields the protein MTTPEPHAGNVWPIWEVFVRSSRGLSHVHAGSLHAPDAAMALRNARDLYTRRNEGVSIWVVPADAIASSDPDSKGSFFESPQGKDYRHATYYTKSEGVKHL